The Longimicrobiales bacterium DNA segment TCGATGATGTTGGCACCCATGATGACGAGCCTGCGGTACGGGCCGCTGCCCTCTCCCTCGGGACGCGTCGGGGCTTCGGGGACGCCCTGGGCCGCCAGCCGCGTGTGACAGAGGACGCCGGCAACCACCAGGGTCCACACGGCGGCGCGAGTGCATCGGGGCGACGCAGTCATTCACCCTCCTTCGATGGGCAGGGAGCGTCAGTGAGCGGGCTTCCGGAGGCGGACGGTAGTGCTTTTGCCCACGCGCTGCAACGTCCCTCCTGGCGACAGCCCACCTAACGGCTGACGATGGGCGGCGTCTACAGTGACATCGGCTCCGGAACGGACGCCGCGGCATTCACTCCTCGCTCCAGACGACGATGACAGGACCCCATCCCCTCGTCCCTGGCGTGCCGCTCGGCACATGCGGCACGACGGGAGATATTCGTGTACGGTGGCGCCCGCCCGGCCGCGGACGGGCTGTCGGCCGTATCCTGCTGACGCTGGCCGCACTGCTCCTCCGGTCTCCCGTCGCCACGGGCGCACAGCAGCCGCAGGTGCGGCCCGGCGAGATCTACGCGGGCACGTTCAGCATTGCAGCCGTGGATGCGGAGACGGGAGAGATCGGTGTCGCGGTGACATCGCGCGTACCGTGCGTGGGCAACATCGTGCCGCACGTGCGGGTGGGTGTGGGTGCGGTCGCGACCCAGGCGCTGATCCGGATCGAGTACGGTGCCGAGCTGCTCGATCTGCTGGCCACGGGGATGGCTCCGGCGGACGCACTCGAGCGGGCGCTCCTTCAGGACGCCGGACGCGACCATCGGCAGATCGGGATCATCGCGGCCGGCGGTCGCTCCGCGCAGCACACGGGCAGGTCGGCGATCGCATGGGCTGGCCAGCGGTCGGGGCGCGGGTATGTGACGCAGGGGAACGTTCTGGTGGGCGGCGACGTGTTGGAGGCCGTGTCTCGCTCATTCGAGAAGACGGCAGCCACCGGGATGCCCCTAGCCGAACGCCTGATCGACGCTCTCTCGGCCGGTGACGTCGCGGGCGGCGACCGGCGCAAGGGTGCACTTCAGTCGGCTGCACTGGTGGTGGCTGATCCGGGGGCGGTCGGGCGGGTAGGCCCGGACGGCATCACCACGGAGATCGATATCTGTGAAAGCGAAGATCCGGTCCGCGAGTTGCGCCGCGTCTACAATTCCGTAACGGGGAAGCTCGGCTACCGCACATTGCAGCAGTTCCACGGTCCCGATGTCGTTCAGCTGAAGGTGATGCTGCACGCCCTCGGCCATTTCCGGCGGGAAGCATCTGAGGTACGGCTCGAGCTGTCCGCGCCGTTCTACACGGAGGAGCTGGTCAGGGCGGTCAACGCCTTCCGCGCATCCCACGGTCTCGCCGGTCCCGCCGACGGATCGCCGCCCGGCCT contains these protein-coding regions:
- a CDS encoding DUF1028 domain-containing protein — encoded protein: MTGPHPLVPGVPLGTCGTTGDIRVRWRPPGRGRAVGRILLTLAALLLRSPVATGAQQPQVRPGEIYAGTFSIAAVDAETGEIGVAVTSRVPCVGNIVPHVRVGVGAVATQALIRIEYGAELLDLLATGMAPADALERALLQDAGRDHRQIGIIAAGGRSAQHTGRSAIAWAGQRSGRGYVTQGNVLVGGDVLEAVSRSFEKTAATGMPLAERLIDALSAGDVAGGDRRKGALQSAALVVADPGAVGRVGPDGITTEIDICESEDPVRELRRVYNSVTGKLGYRTLQQFHGPDVVQLKVMLHALGHFRREASEVRLELSAPFYTEELVRAVNAFRASHGLAGPADGSPPGLVDLETIELMWRDLERRGIAEGVRRRLRDLRRAP